The genomic region CAcgtggcgaaaaaaaatacagggTGTAAGAAACAAGAACAAGAAATTGTAACAAATTGAATGATCTTTTTCAAGAGATATGAATAACTTAATCGCAATTCGCACAAAAGTTCTTTAAAAAACggacaacgaaaacaaaaacattaaatcaacatacaacaaaaaagtaaacatgaaaaacaagcaaatcCAAACGCAACCCCACGTTGGAAACGTGTAGGATGGAGATCCTACTCCGAACATCgttatgaaattaaaaaccaaaccaaaaggCCTATACACACTCAGCCGGAGCTGAAGGACTTCGTTCGGGGATAAAATTTCTAACTAACTGAAtcatcctttttccttccttctctcTACCCTTTCCGGCTCCATGTTCTTCTCGTCTCACAACAGTTGAGGGGTTAGTAGAGGCTAGTTAATAGTAGTGTTGACTTGGTGTCGTCTTTATGATGCGTGTATCGTTGCGTTTTGTTTCGCAGGTTTTCCAATTTGGTGACAGTGTGTTCCACATTCCGGTAGCTTGGTGTTTAGAAGCATGCTTCGTTAATTCCCCTTAGTTCGAATGAGCCTACCCCTCTTAGAGTCTACCATTTCGTGTTAGAAGCATTCCGAAAGTCCTCCTGGTTCGATGGGTTACAAATGATGATAAGGATAAATCGTAACCACAAGCGTAAAGAAGCCTTTACTAGCATGATCTGTGTGCTTTTGTGTGCTTGTGCTCGTAGTCCGGAAGTATCCGGCATGCTGTAGTCTCAGTGACTGACACTGTAAAGTATGCAGATTGTAATAGATGCGTAGTGTACGGTCTGTGACAACTGTCGATGcccaacatttaaacactgtCCCGCGACTTAATTCCTCGAGTGTTTTCCGTCGGCATCGTGAAACCGCAAAGGTTCCTTTTAATTGTGTATAGCCGTCCAGTGAAGGGTGAGGCAGTGTGAAATGAAAATCTCCCCACgcgcacaaacacgcacacgccATAGAACGGGGGAACACAAAAATCGAACACACGAAATGCACACACGAGGAAAGTATAGCGTATTAACGCAAAATTAGTCGTTAACCTCGGTTGCCTGCTTCCAGACTTCCTTCGGCATCTGGTGCCACTGGATGGGCCCATCGGTGCCATCGGTGACGGCTGGGCCATTCGCTTCACCCGATGGGCTGCGATTGAGGACGTGCTGTTGGCGCGTGAGGCCACCCTTGCCTCCACCGCTTGGATCGGTTTGACTGGCGTCCGGCGTGATTGGCGAAGACGCTTCGGTGATCGAACCGCCGGTCGGTTCCGATATCAGGCGCCGCGGTGGAAGCGACGGTTTGTTGGAACTTTCAATCTCAGCGGACACCGTTCGGATTCTAGAAGAAGGAAAGGAAGCAAATGAAAAGACATTGGTTTTCGATTATTACAATGAGTATCAATGAAACCGTTTCTAATAATATCGATTCATGTGCCCATCCTTCTTCAAAGGCTTACCACGCTTTTTTGTTAAAGTTTGCAGAGAACACAATAgcttccaaaaacaaaaaaacaacccactacgaaacaaacacaaatggCCAGACTGGATGGGTAAGTAGATTCCTTAGAATGATCGATTTTCCCTGTTGTTAGCCGCTCGCTTACCTATCGCTCGCGGGCGCCCGGaccgtccggagccggctATGCTCGTCAATAGCATCGCAAAAGCTCATATTGATACCGGAGTCTTGCGAGGACATCGTCGACCGGAGGTCGGCACTCTTCAGTATCGCACCGGGCACCGAGTTGACTGCGTTCGTGTAGTGCAACGGTGGACCGAGACCCACGATATGTTCCGGGCTGGCGGCCGAGCTTGGCCTCGGGAAGGACTCCGAGCGGTGCTTGCTGTCATTGTTATCGGCCGACCGTGGCCGGTGTGTAGCGGCACCCGGCGTGATGTCGCTGTACCGTTGCTTGACCAGACTGCGGATTTGCGTAAAAGCAATGGGATTGGGGTTGTTCATTCGTGCGTCATGGGGTGTCAAAGTAGTAAAGCGGAATGGAGTAATGATGCGGTCATTTGGGATGAGTTTTGGTAGGTGCAAAATCACATAGACAATGGGTAATAATACGAGATCATTGGCAATTACAAGgatgaacaaacaaatgtCAACGGAAACCGGAAagtagagaaagagagaaagatacaaaaagagaaaaacgtagAAGCACCCATTAGCGATCGGTAATTAATCTAGCGTACGTAACGAGCTGGGACCGCGAAACGTGCCAAGATTggtaaacattaaacaaaaaatcaaaacattcacTAAAAATCGGATTCCAGTGTTCCGTCATTCGAACGACAATTACAGTTTGTGTCCTCCGGTGGTGCCGCTGCCATGCGTTCCGTTCGCTCCATTCTGGCGCACGATGTCCGGTGGGGAGTTTTTGCGCCCCCCAAGGAACCCTCCACCCTCGGGGGAAATGATTTCGTCCACCGCATTCACCACGTCCCGAATCTCCGACTTGACCTCGTTCGTCATCTCTCGGCTAAACTCGCGCAGATAGTCCACCACGTCGCTGGTCGAAATGGaatcacgtttgttttcgaTCGGCGCGGGATGGCTGcaagaagaaagaaatgataaaaaagaacCCAGCATGTtccgtttatttttcatgtgtGAGAGacaaacgacaaacatgggAAGAACAGACAAATATTCCTTACCTATGCTGCCCGAGCGAATTGAAGTTAACTAAACTGTTTAGCTCGATGCTGTCGGTGCTCTCGAGCACATCCTCCACCTTGCTGATCACCTCCCGTATTTCGGACTTGATTTCGGTCGCCAGCTCCTTCGTGACCTCCTTCACGTATGCCTGGATGTCCTCCGTACTTTCGCTGCAGCTACTGTTGTTTTGTGATGTCCGAGCGAGAAACGAATGggaagttttcatttttaattgtaACATTCAATATTCTTTTGCttgcaacaaattaaaaagagATACACCGGAAGCGTAGATTATGGTTAGAACACTGATATGGTAACTCGAGCTCACTGAGCCATTCAAAGGTAAATTCTATTCGAATTATTATTCGGCAGCAGCTAACATTAAAAGTGGGTATGTAGGGCACTCGCacttattttattcttcttaACCTTGAATGCTTAGATGGTATGAAAAGGACGAAATGTTGAAATGACACAACCCTCTTCAtgattaaataaaagaaagtgcAAATCATGCCAAACTGAATATGGATAACAAATGAAACGAACAAATGGGAATAAGCACCGAAAATGTGTAAAAGCAATAAGGTGGTTGATTAAATTATACCACCAGTACTGAACGAAGAACTGAAAAACTTTCGGTGGTACATACGTCCTCAATTATAGAAATTTTcacatttgtttgttgtttcacaTAAAAAGGGATTTCGATTCCATTTATTCCTTTCTAATTGCCAAATAGCGAAAAAGTCTTGGTTAGATAGGCTTAGGTTAAACTAATTCTTTACAACCATGCACTGTATGAGAAAGAGAAAACCAAtacataagaaaaaagtttacTATTGCAACTGTTAAAGCTTGGCATAGGAAGAATTTATTGTGAATGTTTACCTAACATATGGCTATGGGTTTGAAAGAGAAGTATACTAGTTTATGCTCAAAATCTAGAAACGATACAACAAAACGCGCACTTATGATTTAAGACTCTCCCCAGTAGCATGACCGAATTATACGACACCGGTGAAAAAGTAAAGTATCGGAGTATGATTAAGTTGAGTTGGAAATGCAGACGAAGACCTTTCAATTTATCATTATTGATTCTTGTAAAGGTCTAGAAAAACCTAGAtgcaatattaaaaaaaggaaacaataaCTGTTgagtcgaaaaataaaataaaaattctgtGAAAACATGCAATGCATAAGCCATCATGCTGTGGTGAGTATGAAATGCTTCGCCTTTATTCGACCTGTTTGGAACCGGCTAAGTACTGGTAAATGAGACGGTGCTCTACGTTGTTTGATATTGCtttgttacaaaaaaatttGCAATTGAAACAATCATGGTACAGTCGATTCCAAACTAGTCTCACAAAATGGGTAACGGAAACGAATTTTGGATGCATCCACAGTACACGGAAATAGATCGTAGTGAAAGCGACGGGTGTTGGTGTCTCTAACCTTCCCATGAGGGACCGCAAGTTCGGAAGGCTCGGTGTCGGCGAGGCGGCAGTTCCCTTCGTCTGCGGTGGGCTATCGTTGCGCGGCAGGCTCAGATCCGTTTGGCTGCTGCACGAGCAGGACCTCTGCTTCGGGCGGAATGCCGCGGCTCCACCGGACGGAGGTGTAGCAGTTGGTACCGCCGCCACCGAGTAGGGTCGATGTAGTGGAGGTCGCTGATGCTGGGATGGAACCGGTGCCGATAGTTGCGTGTGGTACGCGGAGCGCAGTGGATGCTGATGCGGTTCCAGCCCAAGGCTGGCACGGGTTTGAGGGCTGAGGGCGTGCAGATTGTTTCCACTAGCACCACTACTACTACCGTTGGCGAACGGATCGATCCCAACCGTGTCGTCATTAGGAGTCCCTTCCCGGCTGGAAAGGCCACCGACGAACGTGCGATAGCTGGCTGCCCCCCAGCTGTGACATCTGTCGCCCGATCCGTGATAGAGTGCAGCGTTTTGGGAACGAAAAGTGCAATCGATTATATCCCTCGTTACGGTGAGCGGACTGATACGAACACATTCAAGGGCAAGGCATATGCACAGTCAAAAGACGAGACACGAGACCATAAGGAATGTGGAAGGAAGTTTGCCGGGAATGGAAACCGAAAGGGTTTCCCAATGTCCTAATTATAAGTGTGCAGGGGGTTGTATTCGCCAGCGGCCTAGCGAAGGAAATTGCGCAGCCAGTAGGATTAGTCACAACACTGCAGCATGCATGTTTGCTGGATGCCATGGGAGGCATCCGACCGACATACTAATTCGCTACAAAGTTCATCATCCGATCCTTCAACACTTACCTATTGCGGCTAACGTTCATATCACGTCGGATCGATGGGGCACCGGCCGCCGTTACGATACCACCAACCGGTCCGGTTACGGGCCCAACGCCAACGTTAGCCAACGGTGTTGGGTTGAGCATGGTGGTGACTTCGCCGCCGACGGAAAACCTCACCATCGGAGGGGACGACGTCGGTGTTGGGCTGTGCGATTGGTAGGGAGACGGTGAGGAGGAGTTCTGGCGGCGTGTCGATATCTGGAGCGGTGACGCCGGTAGACTTCGGCTCTTGAACCGCTTAATGTCCAACGCCGACAGGCTGTGGTGCCGATGGATGAGCATCAGCGATGAATTTTCCGGTACTACGCGGCGGGTAGGTAGAGttaaatcaaaatatttgataagaaatttgaaattattcaCGGACATTCATTTATTATACGCAATTAGTTGAAAAGTTGAGTGCTAAAAGTATTAATGCACGATCACAGACATACAGATAAACTTACTTCTAGTTGGATCAAATGGAACTGTATTTTTTACATTATGAGAATGGCCGAGCAGTAACTCGTGGGCCTCGCCGGACAGCATGTACCAGCGTAGCTTCTCCATCCCCGCATTCGTAAGCTTTAGCACGATCTGTTCCGTCGTCGAACGTTGCGCCATCTTGCGTGCCCTATTGAAAAGGTTTCGGGCCGTTTGGAGACAGTCGGAGTAGTTCTGCGGGAAGGAGCCCGGTCCGGAGATGCGTCGATCGGAGAACAGCATCTTCCCGTCGATATACCGGATGGCTCCGAGCCACTTGCGTTCCTTGGCGAGCGAGTTCGAATGATGGCGCCACTCGCCGGACCGTTCGTCCATCTCGTACTGCGGCAGCAGCTTCCAGGCCTCGGTTGCGACCATTTTGAGCGCTTCCAAGATGAACGCTACCTCCGCCTCGGGCATGAAGAACGGGAACGTTATGCGTGTGTAGCCGGGATGAATGCAGCCCGAATGAAGGGACTCGTCGTTGAGCAGCTTCTCGTACTCGACCGAAAGCTGCGGGTTGATGCCGAGCGAATCGCTGATCATGTTGTCCGCCGTCGCCTGGATGCCAAACACATCGTTCAGGACGGCGACAACGAACCGATGGTGCAGGAAGGCACCGCGCGGATGGCGCACCATAAAGCACAGTGTCGTAAGCCGCTTCGCTGTCGTGCACGGTGGACCGAGCAGCACTATCTCGGGGATGGTGCGTACATGGGCCAACATCTGCTTGCACGTCTTCTCCATCCGGCCCATGATGGCCTGCGAGCCGAGCGATTCTTTTAGCTGCAACACGAGCCCGGCCCGCACCGCACTCACCACGCCGACCGAGTCCGTCAGGAACGAGGTACTGTGTTCGATAAACCTACGCTTAATGACTAGCACGCCCGGTGCCTGCACTCCCCCGACGAGCCGGTTGCAGTGAAAAAAGATGGCATCCTTTTGAGCACCGGGAAGCACGGGGTTGGTGCAAATC from Anopheles coustani chromosome 3, idAnoCousDA_361_x.2, whole genome shotgun sequence harbors:
- the LOC131272084 gene encoding uncharacterized protein LOC131272084 — translated: MSLKKASRTKSLSLSGDDFPLRPAGGTGGSATGKPKASFATPKRPEDTLKIMKYIDDNVIGKGVAFLGPYGRRKVVYADYASSGRSLQFLEDYINKEVLPAFGDISCISAVTGLQSHLYDNEARDLVRAAVGANAEDEIVFCDNPTERLCYLLSNPNVCDLGQPQFHNYSHSANSNTSLSGASLHLGAANRHNSFTNSSALSDSVDMSTLQGLSAPPILFVSTSEPVSNLRSWIDAGWQIERIVKNHEGFLDLVDLEKRLQHYSENRRKMVGLFSGASRLTGILADDVATTILLHQYDALSIWDHSMAASCAPICTNPVLPGAQKDAIFFHCNRLVGGVQAPGVLVIKRRFIEHSTSFLTDSVGVVSAVRAGLVLQLKESLGSQAIMGRMEKTCKQMLAHVRTIPEIVLLGPPCTTAKRLTTLCFMVRHPRGAFLHHRFVVAVLNDVFGIQATADNMISDSLGINPQLSVEYEKLLNDESLHSGCIHPGYTRITFPFFMPEAEVAFILEALKMVATEAWKLLPQYEMDERSGEWRHHSNSLAKERKWLGAIRYIDGKMLFSDRRISGPGSFPQNYSDCLQTARNLFNRARKMAQRSTTEQIVLKLTNAGMEKLRWYMLSGEAHELLLGHSHNVKNTVPFDPTRIPENSSLMLIHRHHSLSALDIKRFKSRSLPASPLQISTRRQNSSSPSPYQSHSPTPTSSPPMVRFSVGGEVTTMLNPTPLANVGVGPVTGPVGGIVTAAGAPSIRRDMNVSRNRCHSWGAASYRTFVGGLSSREGTPNDDTVGIDPFANGSSSGASGNNLHALSPQTRASLGLEPHQHPLRSAYHTQLSAPVPSQHQRPPLHRPYSVAAVPTATPPSGGAAAFRPKQRSCSCSSQTDLSLPRNDSPPQTKGTAASPTPSLPNLRSLMGSSCSESTEDIQAYVKEVTKELATEIKSEIREVISKVEDVLESTDSIELNSLVNFNSLGQHSHPAPIENKRDSISTSDVVDYLREFSREMTNEVKSEIRDVVNAVDEIISPEGGGFLGGRKNSPPDIVRQNGANGTHGSGTTGGHKLLVKQRYSDITPGAATHRPRSADNNDSKHRSESFPRPSSAASPEHIVGLGPPLHYTNAVNSVPGAILKSADLRSTMSSQDSGINMSFCDAIDEHSRLRTVRAPASDRIRTVSAEIESSNKPSLPPRRLISEPTGGSITEASSPITPDASQTDPSGGGKGGLTRQQHVLNRSPSGEANGPAVTDGTDGPIQWHQMPKEVWKQATETLDEYRMLKDGDRVLVCISGSSSSLCLLHLLHQFCLTRQLQVQLAAITIGGSDGGVDPRALMLYLKELGVTFFYEPLASNDQLHDQLLHHARHRQYNVLAMGSTLDKLADRFLASLLYRGELTALQAVQGACGTKDTTTNDVRIVRPLLYLREHLFDEFALTQGFPSRSSSRGLDACPNGTLVSPTIELLRGQEKVNPHVYNNIRNALKPILSLRIEPSKSAYEMLRSSLNTRE